One window from the genome of Spirochaetaceae bacterium encodes:
- a CDS encoding DUF2470 domain-containing protein, with product MTRPREHGGGRRGPAIAGDPTSFPSDAELARTLTAGQRQATLCTLTADGYPYGSVVSYAVDDAGAPLLLISELAEHTINARGDDRVSMLVAAAAPRDGDPLGSARLTLLGRLWRADDQSAPRGTYLARHPYAAGYVDFSDFSFWRLDVEKCRFVGGFGHMSWVTAGAYRAAAVDPLAEDAAAIIGHMNEDHADANLQYVTALAQLPDAGAAVVVGVDRYGVTLRADTPGGPRLARIGFPQPLADAGQARGALIRLLQRARERTRDG from the coding sequence ATGACCCGTCCCCGTGAACATGGCGGCGGCCGCCGCGGACCGGCGATTGCCGGCGACCCGACCTCGTTCCCCAGCGATGCCGAGTTGGCGCGCACGCTGACGGCCGGCCAGCGGCAGGCCACCCTTTGCACCCTGACCGCGGACGGCTACCCATACGGCAGCGTGGTTTCCTACGCCGTCGATGACGCCGGTGCGCCGCTGCTGCTGATTTCGGAGCTGGCCGAGCACACCATCAACGCTCGCGGCGACGATCGGGTGAGCATGCTGGTTGCTGCCGCGGCGCCGCGCGACGGCGACCCGCTCGGCAGTGCCCGGCTGACCCTGCTCGGCAGGTTGTGGCGCGCGGACGATCAGTCCGCCCCGCGCGGAACCTACCTGGCCCGCCATCCCTACGCCGCCGGCTATGTCGACTTCTCGGATTTCAGTTTCTGGCGGCTCGACGTGGAGAAGTGCCGCTTCGTGGGCGGCTTCGGGCACATGAGCTGGGTTACCGCCGGCGCCTACCGCGCGGCGGCGGTGGACCCCCTTGCGGAGGACGCGGCTGCCATCATCGGTCACATGAACGAGGACCACGCCGACGCCAACCTGCAATACGTTACCGCGCTCGCGCAACTTCCGGACGCCGGTGCCGCCGTCGTGGTGGGCGTCGACCGCTACGGCGTGACGCTGCGCGCCGACACTCCCGGCGGCCCGCGCCTGGCGCGGATAGGGTTTCCGCAGCCGCTGGCCGATGCCGGCCAGGCGCGCGGTGCGCTGATCCGGCTGCTGCAGCGGGCGCGCGAGAGGACGCGGGACGGCTGA